Proteins encoded within one genomic window of Methanosarcina barkeri str. Wiesmoor:
- a CDS encoding catalase: MGEKNSSKVLTTGFGIPVGDDQNSLTAGNRGPVLMQDVHLLDKLSHFDHERIPERVVHAKGAGAGGYFEVTADVTKYTKAKFLSEIGKRTEVFVRFSTVGGEKGSADSARDPRGFAVKFYTEDGNYDLVGNNTPVFFIRDPLKFPDFIHTQKRNPATNCKDPDMFWDFLSLTPESIHQVTILFSDRGTPATYRNMNGYSSHTYKWYNEKGEYFWVQYHFKTDQGIKNLTLEEAEKIGGSDPDHATRDLYEAIKKGDYPSWTLEMQIMTPEQAEDYRFDIRDITKVWPHGDFPTMKIGKLVLNRNPTNYFAEVEQAAFSPANLVPGIGISPDKMLQGRVFSYHDTHIHRLGPNYNLIPVNAPKYSPENSYQRDGFMRVDANGGSGPNYWPNSFGGPSPDSVYLEPPFGVSGLAARTLYTHPNDDFVQAGNLYRDVMTDYDRENLVGNIVSHLSAAQKRIQLRQTALFFKADRDYGSRVAKGLELDIKEVERLANMTNEERARATER; the protein is encoded by the coding sequence ATGGGTGAAAAGAATTCTTCCAAGGTTCTCACCACTGGTTTTGGAATACCGGTGGGGGATGATCAGAACAGCCTTACAGCCGGAAATAGAGGACCGGTTCTTATGCAGGATGTTCATCTGCTTGATAAACTTAGCCATTTCGACCATGAACGTATCCCAGAGCGTGTAGTACATGCCAAAGGTGCAGGTGCTGGAGGTTACTTTGAAGTCACTGCAGACGTGACCAAATATACCAAAGCTAAATTTCTGTCTGAAATCGGTAAACGTACTGAAGTTTTTGTCCGTTTTTCCACAGTTGGAGGAGAGAAGGGATCGGCTGATTCCGCTCGTGATCCACGTGGTTTTGCCGTGAAGTTCTACACAGAAGATGGTAACTACGATCTTGTAGGCAATAATACCCCTGTGTTTTTTATTCGCGACCCTTTAAAGTTTCCTGATTTTATCCACACACAAAAACGTAACCCAGCTACAAACTGTAAAGATCCAGATATGTTCTGGGACTTCCTTTCCCTGACACCTGAGTCAATTCATCAGGTCACTATTCTCTTCTCAGACCGCGGTACTCCTGCTACCTATAGAAACATGAATGGTTATTCTAGCCACACCTATAAGTGGTATAATGAAAAGGGTGAATATTTCTGGGTGCAGTATCATTTTAAGACTGACCAGGGGATAAAGAACCTGACCCTTGAAGAAGCAGAAAAAATCGGTGGATCGGATCCCGACCACGCGACAAGAGACCTGTATGAGGCTATCAAGAAAGGTGATTATCCCTCCTGGACTCTTGAAATGCAAATAATGACTCCGGAGCAGGCAGAAGATTACCGGTTTGACATCAGGGATATAACCAAAGTATGGCCCCATGGTGATTTCCCTACCATGAAAATAGGCAAGTTGGTGTTGAATCGAAATCCAACAAATTATTTCGCTGAAGTAGAACAAGCAGCTTTTAGTCCTGCAAATCTTGTGCCAGGCATCGGTATTTCACCTGATAAAATGCTGCAGGGTAGGGTTTTTTCTTATCACGATACTCATATCCACCGTCTTGGTCCAAATTATAATCTAATACCTGTTAATGCACCAAAGTACTCACCTGAAAATAGTTATCAGCGTGATGGATTCATGCGTGTTGATGCTAACGGGGGCAGTGGACCCAACTATTGGCCAAACAGTTTTGGAGGACCTTCTCCCGACTCTGTTTATCTGGAACCTCCATTTGGAGTATCAGGACTAGCAGCTCGCACACTCTATACACATCCAAATGATGACTTTGTACAGGCTGGAAATTTGTACCGTGACGTTATGACTGACTACGATCGTGAAAACCTTGTAGGAAATATCGTATCTCATCTCTCTGCCGCACAGAAGCGTATACAGCTTAGGCAGACAGCATTGTTCTTTAAAGCTGATCGTGACTATGGAAGCCGTGTCGCTAAGGGTCTTGAGCTTGATATTAAGGAAGTTGAGCGCCTAGCTAATATGACCAATGAAGAGCGAGCCCGAGCAACTGAGAGATAA
- a CDS encoding MFS transporter, translating to MEKENKGKKNNPDLHTGENVSLLPILAVNFIGTLGFSIVLPFLVFLVNRLGGNAFIYGLASSMYPAFQLIGAPILGRWSDTYGRKKILFISQLGTLFSWIIFLVALFLPVISLFKIDSRVLGAFTVTLPLAVLFFARALDGLTGGNVSVANAYLADITAERDRSRNFGKMAISENLGFIVGPALAGILSLTMYGDVAPVLGAIVISLIGTLLIISYLPESKKCAPGEPEEAEYVRKIFGYEIKECKTTFGTKKPEFREILRLQNIPYMLGLYFLIDLGYNVFYTAFPLHAISTLNWSIAKMGVYFTVLSGFLIIVQSTVLPRASRKYSDATLIIFGSLMLGTNFLLLIPGNILLTYLAAGFFALGDGLMWPSFLSLLSKVAGRKYQGTIQGVASSFGGLASITGLILGGLLYETLSGASFLIAGLVIYTVFLLNFRLRHFEEQIILKNK from the coding sequence ATGGAAAAGGAAAACAAAGGAAAGAAAAACAATCCAGACCTTCATACAGGAGAAAACGTTTCCCTCCTTCCAATTCTTGCTGTAAATTTCATAGGCACACTCGGGTTTAGTATTGTACTCCCGTTTCTGGTGTTTCTGGTTAACCGACTGGGAGGGAACGCTTTCATTTATGGGCTGGCAAGTTCGATGTATCCGGCTTTTCAGCTAATAGGAGCCCCTATTCTGGGCAGATGGTCTGATACTTACGGCCGTAAAAAGATACTATTTATAAGCCAGCTAGGAACGCTGTTCTCATGGATTATCTTCCTTGTGGCCCTTTTTCTTCCGGTAATAAGCCTGTTTAAAATCGATTCCAGAGTTCTGGGAGCTTTTACCGTTACCCTGCCCCTTGCAGTACTCTTTTTCGCCAGAGCTCTTGATGGGCTGACCGGAGGAAATGTATCGGTAGCCAATGCATATCTGGCTGATATTACTGCAGAAAGAGATAGGAGCCGAAATTTCGGGAAAATGGCAATTTCCGAAAATCTGGGATTTATAGTTGGTCCTGCCCTTGCCGGAATATTAAGCTTAACAATGTATGGGGATGTAGCCCCTGTTCTTGGAGCAATAGTAATCTCACTTATCGGAACATTGCTGATTATATCTTATCTTCCCGAAAGTAAAAAGTGCGCTCCTGGGGAGCCGGAAGAAGCCGAGTATGTACGGAAAATTTTTGGTTATGAGATTAAAGAATGCAAAACCACGTTTGGAACGAAAAAACCTGAATTCAGGGAGATTCTGAGACTTCAAAATATCCCTTATATGCTGGGACTGTACTTTCTAATCGACCTCGGTTACAATGTATTCTATACAGCTTTTCCCCTGCACGCAATTTCAACTCTCAACTGGAGCATTGCGAAAATGGGCGTTTATTTTACGGTGTTGAGCGGGTTTCTGATAATCGTACAGAGTACTGTACTTCCCAGGGCTTCAAGAAAATACTCAGATGCAACTCTTATAATCTTTGGAAGCCTGATGCTCGGTACGAATTTCCTGCTTCTTATCCCTGGAAATATCCTCCTTACCTACCTTGCAGCAGGGTTTTTTGCACTTGGAGATGGGCTTATGTGGCCTTCCTTTCTCTCACTCTTATCAAAAGTTGCAGGAAGAAAGTACCAGGGTACGATACAAGGGGTTGCCAGCAGTTTCGGAGGCCTTGCCAGTATCACAGGACTTATTCTTGGCGGCCTTTTATATGAAACACTTTCAGGAGCCTCTTTTCTGATTGCAGGCCTGGTAATCTACACAGTCTTTTTGCTCAACTTCCGACTCAGGCATTTTGAAGAACAGATAATTTTGAAGAACAAATAA
- a CDS encoding YncE family protein: MKVNKKLCSVALVSTAIVLFLILILSTTSAATEQNTASTTGYAYITNSGSTTVSVIDITTNKVTATATVGKYPYGVAVNPAGTKVYVSKERSNSVSVIDTATNKVTATVKVGKHPWGVAVSPDGTRVYVANEGSKTVSVIDTEKNKVTATVTVGKYPCGVAVNPAGTKVYVTNTLANTVSVIDTATNKVTATIKVGNLPTGIAVNPAGTRVYVTNEYDVSVIDTTKNKVTARVKVGKYPWGVAVNPAGTKVYVANYGDDTISVINTATNKVTDTLKVGSCPFGVAFSPDGTRAYVAKETSGAVSVINTATNKATAKVWVGKEPVAFGQFIGSDKVQSPKTPVAVFYASPKSGKAPLSVKFTDKSTGKPTKWKWDFGDGTSSTEKSPTHKYSKAGKYTVKLTVTNAAGSNTATKSKYIIVTETSQTSTAAFYASPKSGTAPLSVKFTDKSTGKPTKWKWDFGDGTSSTEKSPTHKYSKAGKYTVKLTVTNAAGSNTVTKSKYIIVTAKPVAVFYASPKSGKAPLSVKFTDKSTGKPTKWEWSFGDGTSSTEKNPTHKYSKAGKYTVKLTVTNAAGSNTVTKSKYIIVTETSQTSTAAFYASPKSGTAPLSVKFTDKSTGKPTKWKWDFGDGTSSTEKSPTHKYSKAGKYTVKLTVTNAAGSNTVTKSKYIIVTETSQTSTAVFYASPKSGKAPLSVKFTDKSTGKPTKWKWNFGDGTSSTEKSPTHKYSKAGKYTVKLTVTNAAGSNTVTKSKYIIVTAKPVAVFYASPKSGTAPLSVKFTDKSTGKPTKWEWNLGDGTSSTEKSPTHKYSKAGKYTVKLTVTNAAGSNTVTKSKYIIVTETSQAPVADFWGWPLSGNDPLKVTFTETSKGSPTSWKWDFGDGTSSTEKSPTHTYSAAGTYTVKLIATNAAGSSTKTKWNYVKVSGTLQAPTADFWGWPLSGNDPLKVTFTETSKGSPTSWKWDFGDGTSSTEKSPTHTYSAAGTYTVKLIATNAAGSNTKTKWNYVKVSGTSQAPVTDFWGWPLSGNDPLKVTFTETSKGSPTSWKWDFGDGTSSTEKSPTHTYSTAGTYTVKLIATNAAGSSTKTKWNYVKVT; encoded by the coding sequence ATGAAAGTGAACAAAAAACTGTGTTCAGTAGCTTTAGTTTCAACAGCCATTGTTTTATTTTTAATTTTGATATTATCTACTACATCGGCAGCTACTGAACAAAATACCGCGAGCACGACTGGATACGCCTACATTACAAATAGTGGCAGCACCACTGTCTCTGTAATTGACATAACAACAAACAAGGTTACAGCCACGGCAACTGTAGGAAAATATCCCTATGGAGTTGCAGTAAACCCCGCTGGAACTAAGGTATATGTATCGAAAGAAAGAAGCAATTCTGTCTCTGTAATTGACACCGCAACAAACAAGGTTACAGCCACAGTGAAGGTAGGAAAACATCCATGGGGAGTTGCAGTTAGCCCGGATGGAACAAGAGTATATGTGGCAAACGAAGGCAGTAAGACCGTCTCTGTAATTGACACTGAAAAAAACAAGGTTACAGCCACGGTAACTGTAGGAAAATATCCTTGTGGAGTTGCAGTAAACCCAGCAGGAACAAAGGTATATGTGACGAACACTCTCGCTAACACCGTCTCTGTTATTGACACAGCAACAAATAAAGTTACAGCCACAATAAAGGTAGGGAATCTCCCTACCGGAATTGCAGTTAATCCAGCGGGAACAAGAGTATATGTGACAAATGAGTACGATGTTTCTGTAATTGACACAACAAAAAATAAGGTTACAGCAAGAGTAAAAGTAGGAAAATACCCATGGGGAGTTGCAGTAAACCCGGCTGGAACAAAGGTGTATGTGGCAAACTATGGAGATGATACTATTTCTGTAATTAATACAGCCACAAACAAAGTTACAGATACCTTGAAGGTAGGAAGTTGTCCTTTTGGGGTTGCTTTCAGTCCGGATGGAACTAGGGCATATGTGGCGAAAGAAACAAGCGGCGCTGTCTCGGTAATTAACACAGCCACAAACAAGGCTACAGCCAAAGTGTGGGTAGGAAAAGAGCCTGTTGCATTCGGGCAGTTTATAGGTTCTGACAAAGTACAAAGCCCAAAAACTCCAGTTGCTGTATTTTATGCATCTCCAAAATCAGGAAAAGCACCTTTAAGCGTGAAATTTACTGATAAAAGTACAGGAAAACCAACTAAATGGAAATGGGATTTCGGAGATGGAACATCGTCAACAGAAAAGAGTCCAACTCATAAGTATTCTAAAGCAGGAAAATATACTGTTAAACTTACAGTAACAAACGCAGCAGGCAGTAACACAGCAACAAAATCAAAGTATATCATAGTGACAGAAACTTCGCAAACTTCGACTGCTGCATTTTATGCATCTCCAAAATCAGGAACAGCACCTTTAAGCGTGAAATTTACTGATAAAAGTACAGGAAAACCAACTAAATGGAAATGGGATTTCGGAGATGGAACATCGTCAACAGAAAAGAGTCCAACTCATAAGTATTCTAAAGCAGGAAAATATACTGTTAAACTTACAGTAACAAATGCAGCAGGTAGTAACACAGTAACAAAATCAAAGTATATCATAGTGACAGCAAAACCTGTTGCTGTATTTTATGCATCTCCAAAATCAGGAAAAGCACCTTTAAGCGTGAAATTTACTGATAAAAGTACAGGAAAACCAACTAAATGGGAATGGAGTTTTGGAGACGGAACATCGTCAACAGAAAAGAATCCAACACATAAATATTCTAAAGCAGGAAAATATACTGTTAAACTTACAGTAACAAATGCAGCAGGCAGTAACACAGTAACAAAATCAAAGTATATCATAGTGACAGAAACTTCACAAACGTCGACTGCTGCATTTTATGCATCTCCAAAATCAGGAACAGCACCTTTAAGCGTGAAATTTACTGATAAAAGTACAGGAAAACCAACTAAATGGAAATGGGATTTCGGAGATGGAACATCGTCAACAGAAAAGAGTCCAACTCATAAGTATTCTAAAGCAGGAAAATATACTGTTAAACTTACAGTAACAAATGCAGCAGGTAGTAACACAGTAACAAAATCAAAGTATATCATAGTGACAGAAACTTCGCAAACTTCAACTGCTGTATTTTATGCATCTCCAAAATCAGGAAAAGCACCCTTAAGCGTGAAATTTACTGATAAAAGTACAGGAAAACCAACTAAATGGAAATGGAATTTCGGAGATGGAACATCGTCAACAGAAAAGAGTCCAACTCATAAGTATTCTAAAGCAGGAAAATATACTGTTAAACTTACAGTAACAAATGCAGCAGGTAGTAACACAGTAACAAAATCAAAGTATATCATAGTGACAGCAAAACCTGTTGCTGTATTTTATGCATCTCCAAAATCAGGAACAGCACCTTTAAGCGTGAAATTTACTGATAAAAGTACAGGAAAACCAACTAAATGGGAATGGAATTTAGGAGATGGAACATCGTCAACAGAAAAGAGTCCAACTCATAAGTATTCTAAAGCAGGAAAATATACTGTTAAACTTACAGTAACAAACGCGGCAGGCAGTAACACAGTAACAAAATCAAAGTACATCATAGTAACAGAAACTTCCCAAGCTCCTGTTGCAGATTTTTGGGGCTGGCCCCTCTCAGGAAATGATCCACTAAAAGTAACATTTACGGAAACCAGCAAAGGATCACCAACTTCATGGAAATGGGATTTCGGAGATGGGACATCGTCAACAGAAAAGAGTCCAACACACACATATTCAGCTGCAGGAACTTACACGGTTAAACTTATAGCAACAAATGCAGCAGGAAGTAGTACAAAAACAAAATGGAATTATGTAAAAGTTTCAGGAACCTTACAAGCTCCGACTGCGGACTTCTGGGGCTGGCCCCTCTCAGGAAATGATCCACTAAAGGTAACATTTACGGAAACCAGCAAAGGATCACCAACTTCATGGAAATGGGATTTCGGAGATGGAACATCGTCAACAGAAAAGAGTCCAACACACACATATTCAGCTGCAGGAACTTACACGGTTAAACTTATAGCAACAAATGCAGCAGGAAGTAATACAAAAACAAAATGGAATTATGTAAAAGTTTCAGGAACCTCACAAGCTCCTGTTACAGATTTTTGGGGCTGGCCCCTCTCAGGAAATGACCCACTAAAGGTAACATTTACGGAAACCAGCAAAGGGTCACCAACTTCATGGAAATGGGATTTCGGAGATGGGACATCGTCAACAGAAAAGAGTCCAACACACACATATTCAACTGCAGGAACTTACACGGTTAAACTTATAGCAACAAATGCAGCAGGAAGTAGTACAAAAACAAAATGGAATTATGTAAAAGTCACATAA